In Camelus dromedarius isolate mCamDro1 chromosome 7, mCamDro1.pat, whole genome shotgun sequence, the sequence TGTTGTGAACTCCACAAAATGCTAGACAGTGTGCAACTAAGTATTCGTTCAATGAATGAAAGATGGGTACTTTACAAGTATTTGTTGTATGAATGAATGATATGCTTTCTGGTCTGCCCTGTTTAAATTATTTGGCTGTAAGTTCCTTCCATACAAACATTAAATAGACCAAGGCATTGAATTTGTTTGCTTTCTCTATTCAAAATAGAAGTGTAAAAGGATCAAggttttctcagtgtgatttcACTAACATAGAGTGACATCTGGTGGTTACCTGAGGAAGAAATAATGAATACAAAGTCTATAATAGATTCCCAGATATAACAATATTGAGAATGATGAATTAAATAAAgtagcagaaaataaaaagaaaacatattttaagccacagcccctccccttcccagagaagtttaaaaaaaaaatgctggttgTGGGTTTTCAATCCACCGAAACTGTAAAGGAAGCAgtagattactttaaaaaaaaaaaccacctattttcttttttcttttctttctttcttcttcttcttcttttttttttttttttttacaaaaattgcAACATAATGAATTGGTGGCgggaaaaacaaatttatttatacCGGTCTGTAGAAAGATCCTGGGTTGAAACGAGATATAACTTGACAGGTGAAAATCAGACGACTCAAATGTTTCCGTTTTGCAAAGTCTTTCAGGTTAGAGAAAGCATTTACTTACAAGGCAGGATATACTTAACGTCTCTTGGAAACTTGTAAGGGCTAGTTATCTGTGAGACCGCAGAACCTTCAAGGGACAGAAATATTTCCCAGGATCTCACGGGTAAAGAAGCGGCTGGGGCGGGCCAAGTGCATTGGCCCGATCGCACGCTCTGACTCAGATTGGTCGAGCCTGCCCAGGCTCTGGAGGGCGGTGGGGTGGAAAGCGGAAGCGCGCTCTTTCAAACTCGCCGTCCCATCGTCGATAGACGCAGGCCACTTCCGGCGTAGCCATGGCGGCTAACGCTACCACTAACCCGTCGCAGCTGCTCCCTCTAGGTAATCGTTGTTCTGTGGGGAGCTGGGGCGGGAAGCTGAAATTTAAGAGTTGGGGACTGCGGGGCAGCGTAGCCTCTGGTTAAGTGTTAGAAAATGTATCGGACCAGTTGCTTGCTTTCTGTAGGTCTCTCTTCCAGGCTCCAAGTCTCTATGGCCTCAGGCCGCCCACGTCTCTTTCTTGGCGTGGTAGGGTCTTCTTGAGGCAGGGACTTTTGACTCCTTAAACCTGACTGTCGCCGGGTAAGGCTCACAGTTAGTGACTGCGTCGTCGGCCTTCTTTGTTTGAATTCGCCTTTACAGTAGTGGATAGCAGTCCCGTTCCtcaacctggcatttaaactccCCAGATTAGAACCTGTTGTCTGTCTGGCCGGCTGAGAGGCACTGCGTTCTGGAATGAGCCTTAAACGAGGACTCTGGAAACTAGTCCTACTtgtcatacattcattcattccacaaagtTATGGCGCGTCTGCGCACTTGATACGGTGACTGGACACTATTCTTAAATCACGGTCATTGTCTTCAGATAGCATACAAAACCAGTGCAGGAGATAGGATACCggacaaataaacaaaccaaataaTGGTGAGCCTGCTAAAGAGATGTTCAAGCTGCTGTGAGAGTACAGAGGATAGACttcttgggggtggaggggacgtAGTGACAAGAAAGAATCTCTGGTGAAGACAGTTACGTTTCTCTCTTCCTAATATTTTGTATCTGAAGAAGGATTGAGTTAGTGGTTGTGGCCTTGACTGAAAAGTTTTTTCCTTCATTGGACAAACTTTTTGAATGCCCAGTGTACATCAGGCTCTGTCCATTGGGGATACAGTGATGAGTAAAAACAACCACGGTCTCTGCTTTCATGGAGCTTAGAGTCTGGAGGGGGTTCGTATGTTAATCAGATAATCTAAAGTAGTATTAAACCGCAACCGTGATAAATTGCTACAAAGGATGGGTAAGCGGAGAACAGGGAAAACTTTTCCGTTAATGGGATGATTGAACGGAGATGTGTAGTGTAAGATACAAAGTTCTTATGAGTACTTTCCCTGGCTTATCTTTCACCATATGCAAGTAATAAGGGCCAGTAGGCACTCACGTATTTGAAGTAATGAATGAGCAAAATAACATTGCTTCTTCTCCCCaaccttttttccttaaaaaaatatccATAGAACTTGTGGACAAGTGTATAGGATCAAGAATTCACATTGTGATGAAGAGTGATAAGGAGATTGTTGGCACACTTCTGGGATTTGATGACTTTGTCAGTATCCTTTTAAAAGGTGGTGGCATGGGTTTTTcttcagtctgtctgtctttctttcatatttaaaagaaatagactGTAGACAGTACTTACTGATTActacaataaaattaattaattttcttggaAACTGTGATAATGTTTTAAGAGGTATGTGTACTGAAAGAAGGTGAAGTTCCTACCAATCACAAGCATTTTGAATTTGAGTCATTGTGTtcaatattataattaaaactgAACAAAGGCAGAATCCAGGGTAAATTTaacttgtatatttattttcttaacaccAAATTTCAGATATGGTGCTGGAAGATGTCACTGAATTGTGAGTagtgttaaaaattaaagaatgggGCAGGGGGACATCTCTTTCTAATTTAAGACAGTTTTATTACTGTTGAGTCAGTAAAATGCTGAGAAAACACTGCCTGTTTGAATTACTCTAAAGTAGAAATTTGACCTACTGATGTTAGTAAAATTGGATTGGAAGGTTTTACCTTAATGTAATTGTCACTAAATTGCCAGGAAATTAGTGGAGACAAGGCTTTAAGGTAAAAGATTAAAAGCAGCCAGGGATCTTAGGGCTCAGGTCAAATAAAGGAACTAATAATAAGAGCATTTAAtgcttttaattaaattaattactcTGTAacatatataatagaaaatataaatggtGACTCAGTTACATTAATTAGAAAGATTGCAACCAGTAGCTCTGCTTTCAGAATTGAATTGATTACAGATTGGTATAGTGGATAGGAATCAGTagtaaataatagtaaaaagaGGGAAGTTTGTAAACATTTTACTTCATATTTGATCTCCTTGGCAAAGTTTCAGCTTTTTAGATGAAGATCAGGCCTAGTGGATGCGGATCTTAGATCAGTCAGTCCACTCAGCTGCCTTTGGGGAAGAACGTACGTCACCCAGTGGATAACCTTTGTCTCTGCAGTGTTGGTACATTTGCCTGACCTCATGTTCCTATATATGCAATAATTAACCTTTGGGGGATCAAAATATTGGCTTTGATTATCACTATTtatcctgacttttttttaaatctatttgttCAGTGAAATCACACCAGAAGGAAGAAGAATTACTAAATTAGATCAAATTTTGctaaatggaaataatataacAATGGTAAGAcataataaagctgttttatttaGATGTTAAGCCATGTTTGTGGGGCACGGGTTACAGAACTAACTTGGTTGACTAAATGCTCATGGCCCAGTGGTGCTTCAGATGGGAAAGGGATGCTCTAGTGGTCAGGCCTTGAAAGCCACGCTGTTGAAGATGACATTGGGCCTAAGAGTACTTTGCTTgtgctttttaatcattttaccaAGAATCATTGTTCAGACACTGAGTATTAATTGATGATGTTGGAATTGTAAACAGCAGTGACATGAAGAAAATGGGAATATGAGGGAGGGGTAAAGAGGCAAAAGTGGCTTTGGTCAATGAGGAGCTCTCAGTAGGGGTTTTTAGATGATGTAGTAGTGATGGTATTAAACTTTTTATTCCTTTGCAGCTAGTTCCTGGAGGAGAAGGACCCGAAGTATGAATGGATTTCCTTGACTTACActagattctgttttgttttataatgacagcaaaatagaatttttttttaaccttttaatgtTTGGATTCTGTGAAGCCAAGCTTCCCGTTAAAGGGAAATGCTTTGAAGATGCATTGTAAATGCCCATTTTTGTAAGTTAGTCATGATTATCTTGGGAAAAGAACAGTTTGTTctttgaagacaaaaataaaggtgtttttgGTTTACTATCATTTTATTTAGTATACTGAAATAGCCAGTGGAACAAAGCTTGCAGTTATTTTGTCAATTGCTTTCCTGTCAATTTTTGCTAATTTGCTTTCACATTTACATGACCATTTGATTCTCAAACAAAAATTGATCCAAAAAAGATGAGGTTTGATTTTTTTGCATTTAGAAAACCTGAAATGATTACTTACAAAATTCAAACTCTGATGCCTTGAAATGAGGATTTTTCTACTGAACTCAAGTTCCATTAActcttgttaaaaacaaacaagcaaagtaCATAGATAATATATGCACATTGTAGAAATGCAGATAAAGTAAAAAGGAGAATAGTGATCATACTTTGCTGTATATCCTCTTAGGCTTTCTCAGTATACTCTcagtacacattttatttttacaaaaacatGCTTTCCTGAATATACTGTTTTGTAGCCTCCCtataagacttttaaaatttatatggcgGGCATCTTTCCATGTCACATATTTCAGCAACATTAATGTGtgcataatatttcattaaatggGTTTACTATAACTTATTTAGCCTCTTCTTTATTACTGGCCACAGTAATTAACTAAATCAGTATGCATTTTTACCTTTCTTAGAATTAATTCACAAATGTGTAAGGTCAAAGGGTAGATACTGTCATGTTGCCAGCAAAAAGTTTTTGCCACCCTACaaatagttgtaatttttcaTAGTACCCTTCACATACTTAGCAACATTGGCTatgttctgtcttctctctttgccATTGCAATGGGCAAAACTtggtatgtttaaatttttaaaaattaattttgaactCATTTGCATTTTGTGAATTACTTATATTAGGCTTTTGCCATTgagatacttttctttttcttactaatCTGTAAGAATGCTTAATAGGTTACTCTTAATCATGCATTTTGCAATAACTTCCCCAGTTTATAGTTTGCCTACTAGTGGTACATTTTTGGCATGAATAATGTGTTTTTATATAGTCAAGTGTTGGTCTCCTCCTTTATGGCTTTTGTCTATGGTTAGAACCATAGACGCAACACATGGTTTAGAAAGACCTTCTTTGCTCTGATTATATGTTTTTCTggtactttatattttctttgtttcatttaactCTTGAATCCACCTTCAATTTagtatttccaaattaaaaagaaacaacaactttattttctaaaaagcaaAGCACTGATTTGTAGTATTTTTTGATTTTCACAGTGTACTCCTActatggctgatttcaagctgccATGGATTTAATAGCTGGCTTGTAAACTTCCCAAAGATTTAACAGTAGGTTCTCAGGAGCCAGTAGGAGCCTGTTATCCCACCCCACTGCTTCTGACCCTCGTTGGAGGGAGGGGGTGAATACTTTCCCTCCTGTTACTTTTCCCTTTGGAGGAAGCATAAATGATGTAATACCACCCTCTTTCCACCCTTTTACTTGCTATCCTGCAGGAACTGGGTGGTCCTGCTCAGTCTTTACTTTTTTCCTCCTAGGAGTTTGTAGCCTGCAGGGAGCACATGTTCTTAATTCCAGAATGCTATGTGTTTTAGAGAAGCCTGACCTCACTTAGGGAGGCTTACCACTAATCTATTTTGTGGCAAGGAGGATGATTTTACTTCTGGGGTTCAGTGATAGGAAGTTCACTTGTCTACAGATAAACTGTGTCTCAATCTAGTCTTAAGCAGTAATAAAGATGGCCTGACTCCCATCTGCTTACACTTTTGTCTTACACTGCAATTCCTTTAGATTGAGTACTATTCTAAATAAGGGTTTGTTAACCTCAGTGCCATTGACGTTTTTgcctggataattctttgttgtgggggctgtcctgtgtattggAGAATGCTCAGCAGCATCCCTAGCGtctatccactagatgccagtagcatccttcTTCCCTGCTCCCCTCAGTTGTAACAGGAATGGctccagatgttgccaaatgtcccctgagggGAAAATAATCACTagtggttgagaaccactgttctaaatAATAGAGGTGCTATTTATTGGGCCCTCTAAAATCCCCTAACATTTAGAGTGCATGGGCAAGGAATACTGAATCTAGACGAGTAAAAGTTGGGGAGAAAAGGTGATTGAGGATTCTGGCAGAGTGAAAGATGGTTTTAAGCAGAAGCAATGTATTTGGTGCTAATCGTATAGGATTTTCACTTTGGCAGGTTGCTGGTGAGTGGCTGTTTTTGTGTAGGTGTTTCCTTTCTGTGAAGGCAGGGCTGTATGTGTTGGCCCTATGGTGAAGGTGAGGACTCAGTAAAAATGAGAGCAGAAAAGGCAGAATCTTTGCCGGCATTGGTGACTTAGGTCAGTTTTCTCAAACTTTGGTTTCAAAACTAGTATGAAAACAAGTCAGAATGACTTGGAGAGCTACTAAAGAACTCAGGTCCAGGCTTGTTGACTAGGTTAGAGCCTTGGCCCTTCATATTTTACCAAGTTCCTAAGTTCTCCAGGTAATGCTGTTCCTCACCTTAAGCCTAAGACCCACTGCCTGAACGTGTAGGCTCCTGCAGGTGCCCATGAATGAAAGATTTGATTATAGAGATGAGAATCTGTATACAGATCTTTCATACATTAGTGGATGGAACAGTGTTTGCTGCATTTAAACTGCAAGGCAGCTAAGTTCTATGAACTGTAGAGCAGTAGTGGAGTTTTAGTTTAAATTGTTAGTGCCAGGCCTCAGCAGGCACTAACATCTGCTACCTTTTACTGCTACCATCTACTACAGCCATCTGCTAATCTGAATGCCAGACTTTGGTCTGGACCAGAGTGTGGAATGTTGGAGCCACGTGCCTTGTCCTTAGGCTTGAGGGTCACTTCCCATCAGTGTAATGTCAGTTTTGCTCGTCAggattaatttattcattatacAAGCTTTAATCATGTCTTTAGATTTCAGGGTCCAAAATTGCAACTTCATCCATAGAGATGTGGCagatttttattaacaaaaaatgTGGGCCCCTATGGTAAAAGAATATGTCATCTTCTAGGATTGCAGTTGAGAAAAATCTTAGtgaaattattataatatatatatgtaactgaatcactgtgctgtacagcagaaactaatacaacattgtaaatcaactatacttgaattttaaaaaattattgtaaaCCAAAGGCGGAAAGCCTGTGATTggggcattttatttttcaaattttattttgtgacaACTTCAAACTTACTGAAGAAAAGTTGTAAGAATATCAGAAAGAGCTCTTACATGTTCTCACTCAGACCCCACTCAAGTTTTGTCACTTTCCCCAAGTGTCCAAAGCAGAACGACCCAGTCCTGGATCATGTGCTGTACTCGATTGTGTTACTCTAGTCTCCTTCAATCTGGAATAGTCCTTCAGTCTTCCCTTGACTTTCTTGACCCTGACATTAATGAAGATTGCTGATTAGTTATTGTAGAATATCCCTCAGTTTGTGACACTTCCCCACAAGTAGGCCACAGTATGCATTTCTGGCAGGTGTATCACAAGAGTAAAGCTATTCCTCCCAAAGCGTCTCATTGGGTGGCACATAATATCAATTAGTTCCATTTCTGATGGTATTAACTTTGTACTTTGATGGATGACATCTGCAGGTTTTGATTATAAAgttacatttccttttattttcactattttgTGGGTTGACTAAGAGCATGTAAATACCCTGTTTTTTACCTCACTTTAACTCACCAGTTCTTTTACTCATCAGTGTTTCttattgaaattaattaattagtggttaattattaattattgagTAATTAAGTCAGATATTGGAAAACAAGGTGGCATTCAATGACTTATGGGAATAAGACGGAGGAAACTACTTGAAGAAGGCTGTTTCTAAGTATGAGAAGAGAATAATGactaattatttgaaatattttgaatttgtaGAGATTCATGATtctggccaggatgtggagaaattggagcccttgtACACTAGGTAGGAATAtgaaatggtacagctgctgtggaaagcagtatggtggttcctcaaaaaattaaaaataacattaccatatgatccagcaatcccacttctgggtgtatacccCAAAAGAATTTTTGAAAGCAAAGTCTTGAAGAGATGTTTGTATACTTAAACATGATTAAGATGTTAAattatgttgtgtgtattttaccacaataaaaaattggaaaaactgATGATTCCCTAATACTAAAAAAGAGTGTTGCAAAAATGGCCCATCTTTGTCTGTTTTGATATCCTTGTCTTTTGTATGGATGTGTGCCTTGCAACTTCTATACAGAGGTGCAATCTATTTAACCTTAAATCTAAGCTGGCTCTGTGAATTGCTTTGATCAAGAGAATGTGGCCGAagtgatgtgtcagtttctgagcCTAGGCCACCAGTGGCCTTGTGCACTAGGGCTTgctttctgctctctctctgaACCTTGGCACTACTCTGTGGACAAACCAGGGCTAGACTGCTGGGTGATGAGGGAAATGTAGCCCCAGCCAGCAATCAGCCATCTGGCAGATACATAAGTGAGGCTTCTAGCAGCTAGCCCTGACCAACCCACTGGCTGACAACAGACACAAGAATGAGCCTAACCAAAATTAGCCAAGCCTAGCCCAAATCAGGAATGCCTAGCTGACCCAAAGACTCATGAGAAATAATTAGGGGCTTGGGAGTGCATAACTTATGAAATCACTGAATATTTGAATGGCTTGctatgtaataataaaaaagaggaagccgaaagaaaagaaatccttcTATACCAACATTGGAAGAGAGTATTATAGCAAATCTTTACTCTAAAGTTGGTAATTAAGCTCTTGCCACCTTGTTTTCCAATACCTGACTTAATCTAAGCTCCTCccttttcagtaggaactgtatTTCAGGGTAACCATATAGTACTGGTTAAGGAAGGAAAACTAAGGTTGATAAAGAACTTGATATTCACAGCAGAAGAGTATCACCCTATTGATTACTTATAAGTCAGAAAGGGGAAAGCAGTTGTATAATGGAGAGATCTTGCTGTCTCCTCCGTAACACAGTGGTCAATTGGTGTGGTTTCTTAAATAGGCCaatgtcatgaaaaaaaaaaaagtggaagtgGTGACTGTCTAATAAAGACCCAG encodes:
- the LSM5 gene encoding U6 snRNA-associated Sm-like protein LSm5; translation: MAANATTNPSQLLPLELVDKCIGSRIHIVMKSDKEIVGTLLGFDDFVNMVLEDVTEFEITPEGRRITKLDQILLNGNNITMLVPGGEGPEV